The sequence CGCCATGACGCCGCGATAGACGAGGGCGTCGAGGGCCGCGATCGTGACCGGCACCTGCCACGGATCGCCGTCGCTCGCCGCGACGCGATCGAGGGCGTCGAGCCAGGCGAGCTCCGCCGCGGCGGGGTCGGCCGTGAGCTCGGCGCGAGCGGCCTTCTCCGCGACCACGTACAGCGTGGGATCCTGTGTGGGGACCTTCGGGGCGGGGTCGCCGCAGCCGGCGAGCGTCGCGGAGAGCGCGGAGAGCGCAGAGAGCGCAGAGAGCGCAGAGAGCAGCCAAGGCGCGCTCGCGCCGCGCGCCCGGCGTGTGCGTGAAGACGCAACGTTCACTCGCTTCACTTGCCACCTCGCTCGATGCGCACGGTCTTGTGCATGAGGGCGTCGACCCGCTGGATGAACGCGCGCCACGCGGGGTATTTCTCGGGAGGGATCACGCTCTGATCGAGGACCACGGTCCGCTTCGCGACGAGCACCCGGGGGTCGCGCGGGTCCCGGGTGAGCGTGAGCTCGGCGTGCCCGAACTCGCCCCCGGCCTCGCGTCCGCCCGGGGGCGGCGCGACGAAGCGCATGCCGGGTGGCGCGACAAGGCGCGTGGTGCGCTTCTGGTGGTTCGGCGCCATGTGCGGCGGGAGCACGACGGGTAGCGTGCGCGTCACGAGCGGCGCGATCTGCGACGCGAGGGGGATGCTCGCGGAGAGCGGCACCACGAGCTCGCTCTGCTCGCGGCGCGCGTAAGCCATTGACTTCGCCTTGTACTTTACCTCCGCCTCGCCGTTGGCGAGATCCCCGCGGAACGCGATGTTCTTGTCGACCTCGACCTGCGAGACCCACGGGCCCACGAGCGAGCCCTCCACGTACTGCGCGCGCGCGTCCTTCTGGGTGAGGTTCGTGCGCAGCCAGAAGCCCCCGTCGCCGCGGTGGCGCTCCTCGCCCTCGATCTCGGCGCCGCCCTCCGCGTTGATCGCGATGGTCCAGCTCACCGTCGAGCCGTGGTCGTCGGGCGAGCTCGAAGGGAGGAACACGGGCCCCCCCGTGCCGTCGAGGCGCACCGCGGGCGCGCGCGCGTCCATCGAGGGCAGGGGGCCCACCCGGGACTCGGGGCTCGTGGCGTCGAGGTAGGTCCCGCCGTTCGGCCCGGGGAGGAACGCGATGCCGTGGTCGAACATCGGCACGGCGGCGTTCTTGGTCGCGAGCACCGAGGGCATGCCGGTCAGGCGCGTCTGCACCATGACCTCTTGCGCCTCGATGCCGATCACCTTGAGGAGCGTGATGAGCAGGATGGCCTTGTCGTCGCAGTCGCCCTCGCGCCGGGCGAGCAGCTGCTGCGGGCGGTTCGGGAGCCACCACTCGCCGCTCACGTAGTTCACGTAGCGGATGTCGTCGGCCACGAACTCGAAGATGGCGCGGAGCTTCTCGTCGCGGGTCTTCTTCCCCTTGGTGAGCTCGAGCGCGAGGCGCCGCACCTGCTCGTCGGGCTCGGTGAAGCCGCGCACGGCCTCGCGGTACCAGCGACGGAAGTCGTCCCACGTGTGGAACGTGGAGCCGACGATGAGCGGGAGCACCTCGCTCATCGCGGGCGAGAGCGGCTCGTCCGGCACGACGACGGGCTTGTCCCAGACGAGGCGGACGACGTGGCGATCGCCTTCGTCGCGCTCCTCGCGCTTGTGCTGGCCCGGTCGGAGTACATCGACATAAATAGGCGTAGCTTTTGGAGAATCGACCACGACCTCGTTGTAGAGGAGGGGGTGCGTGGACGGCGCGCCGGCGTAGTCGAGGAAGTAATAGGGGGCGTCGCCGCGCCCGCCGACCGGCCCCGACGTCCAGGTGCGGACCGCCACCTCGACCGAGTCGCCAGGGTACAGATCGGGCCAGCGGATGCGGGGCCGAGCGCCCTCGTTGTGCTCTTCGGCGGGGAGCGCCACGGTGCCGTCCTTGCGGTGCACTCGGGCGCGGAGGATCTCGACGATGTCGCCCTCCTGCGGGATGTCCTCGAACAGCTCGTCCTGCGTGCGCGGCGCCACCACGATCTCGCGCCCGTAGTGGATGAGCTGCGACACGCGGCGATCGGGGTGCATCACGACGGCTCGCATCCAGTGCAGCTCGCGGTCCGCGACGTCGGCCGTGACGCCGCGCCGCCTCGCGAGGAGCGTCTCGGAGGAGACGAGGTACTTCTCGTCTTCGCGCCCCGCCACGGCGCCAGCCTTGGCGCGGAGCTCGAGCTCGGCGCGAATGCGCGCCTCCCCGGGGGCGAGCGCGCGGGCCCGCGCCAGGAGCGCCGTGTGCTCGCCCGCCTTCGCGGCGCCGGCGCCGGAGAGCGCCAGCGCCTGCGACAGCCCCGCGTAAGCCTCGGGCCGGTTCGGGGAGAAGCCGATCGCGGCCTTGAAGGCCTCGGCCGCCTCGGCGGCGTGGCCGGCGTGGAGCAGCTCGTCGGCGACCTCGAGGACCTGGTCGTCGTCCTGCGCGCCGCCCTCGAGCGCCGCGCGCGCCGCGCGGACCAAGGGCTCCTTGCCGCGCACGCCGGCGGCCTGCACGGTCTCGCTGCCCCGATCACCCCGACGCGCGAGCTCTTCCCGGATGCGCAAGTAGAGCGCGCGATCGTGGGTCTGCGCGAGGGTGCTCGCGCGGCGGAGCAGCAGGTCTGGCACGGTCTGAAGTCGTGGACCAATGCGCGCCGCCATGTCGCGGAGCGCCTCGGTGACGAGCGCGTCGGTGCCGAGGATCCGCTTCGCCTCCGCGCGGAGCATCACGGCCTCGTCGTCGGTGTCCTGCTCGAGCTTCGCCGTGCGCACGAGCGCCGCCGCCCAGTCACCGTGGGCGTTCTTGAGGCGCTCGGCGACGAGCCTCCGCTCGACGAAGCCGAGGGCCTCGGCGTCGCCCTTCTCCTGCGCCCGCGCGCGCGCCTGGCCGAGCCATCCGCTCCGGTTGGCGCCGAACGGCGAGACCCACGCCGCGAGCGCGAGCGCGTCGGCGGGGAGATCGGCGCGCACGTAGGTGTCCAGGAGCCCGGGCACGCGCGGGCTCTTCTTGTCGTCGGCGCCGGCGAGGGTGCCGAGCACGATGGCGCTGAGGAGCGAGTCCGTCGGGGACTTGGCCGTGACCCGCATCGCCCGCGCGAGCGCGGTGTCGACGGGCTTCATCGCGAGCGCGCGGGTTCCCGCCTCGTCGAGCTCGGGCACGCCGGTGAGGTCCGCCGAGGTCGGCAACGCGACGGGCTCGCCGCGCTCGTCGGTGAGGCGGAGGCGGACGCGCCCGTCGTCGTCGAGGGCGCCGGAGCACACCTTGGCGCTCACGAGGTGCGGGCCCGCCTTCGCGCGCACGCTCGCCGCGACGCGGTCGAAGAGGGCCGACTCGTGGACCTCATCGGAGTGCGCGAGCACGACGCCGTCGAACGTGAGCCGCGCCTGGCCGGCCGCCGCGAGCCGGAGGGTGAGGGGGCGCTCACGATCGACGACGAGCTTCGTCGCCAGGTAGGTGCAGCTCTCCTTCCGAGGGTGGACGTAGAGGTCGAGCGGCACGCCCCGCGCGTCGGCGTGCACAGGGAGCACGGGGCGCTCGCCCACCTGGAACACACCCCAGGAGTAGC is a genomic window of Myxococcales bacterium containing:
- a CDS encoding transglutaminase family protein — protein: MRASLFVCSATLALGAVASSHAQPPPSGRAQAPVGLGGRSPKAPRAQAQVTATTPAAAGPRLTARAPDAMLAAQRARASSPDEASALAAMATIEHLADTTTAGLAERTLGDLAKSHPSAELRAEAALAVRRLSAEEGTAAALAPAHALGVLTNLVVVGPFRDTGGGVLTREGPEKQKDFGFPSGSYSWGVFQVGERPVLPVHADARGVPLDLYVHPRKESCTYLATKLVVDRERPLTLRLAAAGQARLTFDGVVLAHSDEVHESALFDRVAASVRAKAGPHLVSAKVCSGALDDDGRVRLRLTDERGEPVALPTSADLTGVPELDEAGTRALAMKPVDTALARAMRVTAKSPTDSLLSAIVLGTLAGADDKKSPRVPGLLDTYVRADLPADALALAAWVSPFGANRSGWLGQARARAQEKGDAEALGFVERRLVAERLKNAHGDWAAALVRTAKLEQDTDDEAVMLRAEAKRILGTDALVTEALRDMAARIGPRLQTVPDLLLRRASTLAQTHDRALYLRIREELARRGDRGSETVQAAGVRGKEPLVRAARAALEGGAQDDDQVLEVADELLHAGHAAEAAEAFKAAIGFSPNRPEAYAGLSQALALSGAGAAKAGEHTALLARARALAPGEARIRAELELRAKAGAVAGREDEKYLVSSETLLARRRGVTADVADRELHWMRAVVMHPDRRVSQLIHYGREIVVAPRTQDELFEDIPQEGDIVEILRARVHRKDGTVALPAEEHNEGARPRIRWPDLYPGDSVEVAVRTWTSGPVGGRGDAPYYFLDYAGAPSTHPLLYNEVVVDSPKATPIYVDVLRPGQHKREERDEGDRHVVRLVWDKPVVVPDEPLSPAMSEVLPLIVGSTFHTWDDFRRWYREAVRGFTEPDEQVRRLALELTKGKKTRDEKLRAIFEFVADDIRYVNYVSGEWWLPNRPQQLLARREGDCDDKAILLITLLKVIGIEAQEVMVQTRLTGMPSVLATKNAAVPMFDHGIAFLPGPNGGTYLDATSPESRVGPLPSMDARAPAVRLDGTGGPVFLPSSSPDDHGSTVSWTIAINAEGGAEIEGEERHRGDGGFWLRTNLTQKDARAQYVEGSLVGPWVSQVEVDKNIAFRGDLANGEAEVKYKAKSMAYARREQSELVVPLSASIPLASQIAPLVTRTLPVVLPPHMAPNHQKRTTRLVAPPGMRFVAPPPGGREAGGEFGHAELTLTRDPRDPRVLVAKRTVVLDQSVIPPEKYPAWRAFIQRVDALMHKTVRIERGGK